AAGCATGAGGGTGGTGTGGTCATCCAAGGAGCTTCTGGTTTGTTGATTCGGATTGCCAAATGTTGCAATCCTGTGCCAGGTGACGCTATTGTCGGCTATATTACCAAAGGTCGTGGCGTAGCTATTCATCGCGTGGACTGTATGAATTTACGAGCTCAGGATAACTATGAACAACGCTTGCTAGATGTAGAGTGGGAAGATGAGCACTCTAGCAAGGAATATATTGCTCATATAGATATTTATGGTTTAAATCGAACAGGTCTTCTCAACGATGTCCTTCAGGTCTTGTCCAACACGACCCGCAATATCTCCACAGTCAATGCCCAGCCAACCAAGGATATGAAATTTGCCAATATCCATGTTTCTTTTGGAATTGCCAATCTATCTATGCTAACAACGGTAGTGGATAAGATTAAAAGTGTACCGGAAGTTTATTCGGTCAAACGGACGAATGGGTAGGTGAGTAAATGAAAGTTGTGATTCAGCGTGTGAAACGAGCTTCTGTCGCCGTCGAAGGGCAGATGATTGGCTCCATCAAGCAAGGGCTCTTGCTTCTGGTTGGTATTGCTCCGGAGGATGAGATGGAAGATCTCCACTATGCCACTCGAAAGATTGTCAATATGCGAATTTTTTCAGATTCAGAGGATAAGATGAATCTCAGTGTCAAGGATATCGGTGGAGAAATCTTGTCCATTTCTCAATTTACCCTCCATGCTGATACCAAAAAGGGCAATCGTCCAGCTTTTACAGGTGCAGCAAATCCAGAGCAGGCAAAGGCTCTGTATGAACGATTGAATGAACAGTTAGCACTTGAAGTAGCTACTCAAACAGGTCAATTTGGGGCAGATATGCAAGTTGACCTGCTCAATGACGGCCCTGTGACCATTGTGTTGGATACGAAAAATCGCTAGTGAACAGAATTTTAATTTTTGACAAGTATAAAAGCTGATAAAATGCGTTCCCTGATGATAGGAACGCATTTTGTCATTTATAATTCAGATGAACGTTGAACTGTACGATTTCTTTTAGGAGATATTGATTATGTTGCCTAGTATCGTTTAATGGTATCAACCGTTGAGCGGTCGAGTTTCTGCACGAGGGCTTGCAGGAAATTTTGTGCCTGTAAGAAATCATCCATTGCATAAAGCGTTTGATGGGAGTGGATGTAGCGAGCGCATACTCCGATAGTGGTAGATGGGACGCCACCGCTTTGTAGATGAGCAGAGCCAGCGTCTGTTCCCCCTTTTCCACAATAATATTGGTATTTAATCCCGGCTTCTTCTGCAGTAGTGAGAAGGAAATCTTTCATAGCTGGAAGCATGAGATGTCCTGGGTCAAAGAAACGAATCAAAGTCCCTTCGCCAATCGCCCCCTGATCGCCGTAAACATCTCCGGCAGGAGAGCAGTCTACAGCCAGAAAAATCTCAGGAGCAAATTTTGTCGTGGATGTATGAGCACCACGAAGCCCTACCTCTTCTTGGACATTAGCTCCAAGATAGAGTTCGTTCGGAAGAGATTTTCCAGAAAGTTGCTCTGCAAGTTCACTGACCATCAGTACTCCGTAACGGTTGTCCCAAGCCTTAGAAATGACATTTTTGCCATTGGCTGTCAGGATAGCTGAGCTGTCTGGTACGATAACATCTCCAGGCCGAATGCCAAAACTCTCAGCCTCTGCCTTATCTGAAAATCCACCGTCAAAGACGATTGCAGAGATGGATGGGAGGGTTGGGCCTCCTGCTCCACGAGTCAAATGAGGGGGGACAGAGCCAGAAATGAGAGGGATTTTACGTCCATCTCTCGTGAGCAATGTAAAGCGTTGACTGCTGACGACGAGAGGGTTCCAGCCTCCAATTTCGACAACGCGAAAGGTTCCATCTGCTTGGATGTTGCTCACCATAAAACCAACTTCATCCATATGGGCAGCGACCATCACACGAGGAGCGTCAGCACTCGTGCTTTGTTTGACCCCAAAAATACTGCCAAGTCCATCTGTTACGATATCATCCACATGGGGAGTGAGTTTTTGACGGAGGAAGTCTCTGACCGGACCTTCGTGACCGGAGATAGCAGAGAGTTCTGTAACTTCTTTGATTTTGTCAAATAATTGTGTCATCGTTCTACCTTCTTTCTTCTATCTATTCTAACATATTTTATTTCTCACTGAAGAAAAAAGGTGGTGTGTATTTGCTTAATTCTTCAAAACAGCGTTCGGCAGATTCTATATCTTCACAGATGATGAGGCAGGTATCATCACCGCAGACAGTTGCTAAAATTTCTGGAATCTGAATGGAGTCTAAGATAGAACCAAAAGATTGAGCAAGTCCAGGCAAGGTCTTTAAGATGATTTGATTTTGAACTCGCCGCAACATGACCAAGGCATCTTCCATATAGAAACGCAGGCGGTGCTCCCAACGGCTCTGAGTAATACTGTAAATTTCGTAGTGGTTATCCTCGTGATTGACCTTGACAAGGTTGAGTTCCTTCATATCTCGAGAAAGGGTCGCTTGGGTGACAGAAATACCATTCTTCAAAAGAGCCTGCTGGAGTTCATGTTGGGTATGGATTTTCATTTCTGAAATCAAGGAGCGAATCAATTGGTGTCGTGTTTCTTTTTTATTCATGGGAGACCTCTTTTCCGTAAACGCTATCAATATTATTGTATCAAAAAATTAGGAATTATTCAAAGAAAATAAAAAAATATTCATGAAAAGGAAGTCGTTTTTAAAAATATTCAAGTTAATCACATTGTCTCCAATGAAATCTCTAAAGAATATGCTATAATGAGTAGGAGGATATAGAAACTAATAGAGGAGCAAATGACGGAGAAGCAGATGATTACACGAGAGCAGTACCATTTTTTACGA
The window above is part of the Streptococcus himalayensis genome. Proteins encoded here:
- the dtd gene encoding D-aminoacyl-tRNA deacylase, with translation MKVVIQRVKRASVAVEGQMIGSIKQGLLLLVGIAPEDEMEDLHYATRKIVNMRIFSDSEDKMNLSVKDIGGEILSISQFTLHADTKKGNRPAFTGAANPEQAKALYERLNEQLALEVATQTGQFGADMQVDLLNDGPVTIVLDTKNR
- the pepA gene encoding glutamyl aminopeptidase, with the protein product MTQLFDKIKEVTELSAISGHEGPVRDFLRQKLTPHVDDIVTDGLGSIFGVKQSTSADAPRVMVAAHMDEVGFMVSNIQADGTFRVVEIGGWNPLVVSSQRFTLLTRDGRKIPLISGSVPPHLTRGAGGPTLPSISAIVFDGGFSDKAEAESFGIRPGDVIVPDSSAILTANGKNVISKAWDNRYGVLMVSELAEQLSGKSLPNELYLGANVQEEVGLRGAHTSTTKFAPEIFLAVDCSPAGDVYGDQGAIGEGTLIRFFDPGHLMLPAMKDFLLTTAEEAGIKYQYYCGKGGTDAGSAHLQSGGVPSTTIGVCARYIHSHQTLYAMDDFLQAQNFLQALVQKLDRSTVDTIKRY
- the argR gene encoding arginine repressor, with protein sequence MNKKETRHQLIRSLISEMKIHTQHELQQALLKNGISVTQATLSRDMKELNLVKVNHEDNHYEIYSITQSRWEHRLRFYMEDALVMLRRVQNQIILKTLPGLAQSFGSILDSIQIPEILATVCGDDTCLIICEDIESAERCFEELSKYTPPFFFSEK